A genomic stretch from Glaciecola nitratireducens FR1064 includes:
- the plsB gene encoding glycerol-3-phosphate 1-O-acyltransferase PlsB: MSSVRAFVRKIVTSPIRWLISVNSVPANIEAELGIDKKKPIMYLLQTESITDLLALQKSTAGLGLPDPTSPIEFLNSEHKRCYFLSRPQSLLSRKVKKTTIEDVFTNMFHLHRENPELDLQVVPVFISWGRAASKKSTGFAQLLADRASPSWLRKLFIVLFLGRDNVVSYSKAVSTKQMGQLHGSNQQISHKLVRVARTHFQRKRQALSGPTLLERSTLYNSLLGSESVKQAMLEDMRQKNISSQEAKKLAIEYIDEIAADYRVGLIRIGERILGRIWNKIYNGIHVGHAYRVRELAQNGHEIIYVPCHRSHMDYLLLTYVIHHEGLVTPHIAAGINLNFWPVGKIFRRCGAFFLRRSFAGNKLYTATFREYLELLFNKGYSVKYYPEGGRSRTGRLLPPKTGMLAMTLQAALKGINRPVSIVPVYIGYEHVMEVKSYQKELKGKTKKKESPTQIFSAIRKLKNYGHGFVNFGEPLQINQFLDKHVENWRETTPDDPDKKPTWLTPAVNTLADTIMTRINRAAALNGTALVALCLLSSKTQIMSRSELTTALKDYLLLLSKVPFSSDFTLPEVEVEELITNTLALNRFEQSEDEYGKMIATKDNNAVLLTYYRNNILHVFALPSLIMAVVFSARKTDKAAVLDMVSKLYPLLKREFFMHYSLEQALEHAEALIVQMTEQGLLMKTGDELTSPSASDDTFHSAWLLSRAMQETWQRYAVVLRVLEKEKTVARSNLEKQSCVIAERLSTLFGMSSPEFYDKNVLGSFVYALRENNLLKNLDSGSLEFSEDSLVLKKAIMELVWPEIAQHLDKI, encoded by the coding sequence ATGAGTAGCGTGCGCGCGTTTGTTCGTAAAATAGTGACTTCGCCAATCCGTTGGCTTATCTCAGTAAACAGTGTCCCAGCGAATATCGAAGCTGAATTAGGCATAGATAAAAAGAAGCCAATCATGTACCTCCTGCAAACCGAGTCGATTACTGATTTACTTGCTCTGCAAAAATCAACTGCAGGTTTAGGTTTGCCTGACCCAACGTCTCCCATCGAGTTCTTAAATAGCGAGCATAAGCGCTGTTACTTTCTAAGTCGTCCTCAAAGTCTCCTGTCTAGAAAAGTAAAGAAGACCACGATTGAAGATGTTTTCACCAATATGTTCCATCTGCATCGGGAGAATCCTGAACTCGATCTTCAAGTGGTTCCTGTGTTTATTTCCTGGGGCAGAGCAGCCAGTAAAAAGTCCACTGGATTTGCACAATTATTGGCAGACAGAGCCTCACCAAGTTGGTTGAGGAAGCTATTTATTGTGTTGTTTTTAGGACGAGACAACGTGGTCAGTTACAGTAAAGCGGTATCAACCAAACAAATGGGACAGCTACATGGTTCAAACCAACAGATATCCCATAAATTAGTTCGTGTAGCAAGGACTCACTTTCAGCGTAAGCGCCAAGCACTAAGCGGCCCAACACTCCTTGAGCGCTCAACCTTATACAATTCCTTATTAGGCTCCGAGTCAGTTAAGCAAGCTATGCTTGAAGATATGCGCCAGAAAAACATCAGTTCGCAAGAGGCCAAAAAATTAGCAATTGAGTACATTGATGAAATTGCAGCGGACTATAGAGTAGGCCTAATACGCATAGGCGAACGCATATTGGGGCGCATTTGGAATAAGATCTATAACGGCATCCATGTCGGCCATGCATATCGGGTGCGTGAACTTGCCCAAAATGGCCATGAAATTATTTACGTTCCCTGTCATCGTTCACACATGGACTATTTGTTGCTCACCTATGTAATTCATCACGAGGGACTAGTCACTCCGCACATAGCAGCCGGTATCAATTTAAATTTTTGGCCCGTAGGGAAGATATTTAGACGCTGCGGCGCATTTTTCTTACGCCGCAGTTTTGCGGGCAATAAGCTTTACACGGCTACTTTCAGAGAGTACTTAGAGCTTCTTTTTAATAAAGGGTACTCAGTGAAGTATTATCCAGAGGGCGGGCGATCGAGAACAGGCCGTCTGCTGCCGCCGAAGACAGGTATGCTAGCAATGACGCTGCAAGCTGCCCTCAAGGGCATAAACAGACCCGTCTCAATCGTGCCAGTATATATAGGCTATGAGCACGTGATGGAAGTGAAGAGCTACCAAAAAGAGCTCAAAGGGAAGACCAAGAAAAAAGAATCACCCACGCAAATATTTTCGGCCATTCGAAAACTCAAAAACTATGGCCATGGGTTTGTTAATTTCGGTGAACCACTACAAATTAATCAATTTTTAGATAAGCACGTTGAAAACTGGCGTGAAACAACGCCAGACGACCCAGATAAAAAGCCGACGTGGTTAACACCTGCAGTTAATACGCTGGCCGATACCATAATGACGCGCATCAATCGTGCCGCGGCTTTGAACGGTACTGCGCTGGTTGCATTGTGTTTATTGTCGTCTAAAACGCAAATCATGAGTAGATCTGAATTGACCACAGCACTAAAAGACTATTTGCTGCTCTTATCTAAAGTCCCCTTTAGCAGCGACTTCACCCTTCCAGAAGTTGAAGTCGAGGAACTGATTACAAACACACTAGCGCTGAATCGATTCGAGCAGTCAGAAGACGAATACGGCAAAATGATCGCGACAAAAGACAACAATGCAGTGCTGCTAACTTATTACCGCAACAATATTTTGCATGTTTTTGCTTTGCCTAGTTTAATTATGGCGGTGGTGTTCAGCGCTAGGAAAACAGACAAAGCCGCTGTTTTGGATATGGTTAGCAAGCTTTATCCCTTGTTAAAGCGTGAGTTTTTTATGCATTATTCATTAGAGCAAGCCCTTGAACACGCCGAAGCACTCATTGTACAAATGACAGAGCAAGGCTTGTTGATGAAAACTGGCGATGAGTTAACTTCTCCTTCGGCAAGCGATGACACCTTCCACTCTGCGTGGCTATTAAGTCGTGCGATGCAAGAAACCTGGCAGCGCTATGCGGTAGTGCTGCGAGTATTGGAAAAAGAAAAAACGGTTGCTCGCTCAAACTTAGAGAAACAAAGTTGCGTTATTGCTGAACGCCTTTCAACACTGTTTGGCATGAGCTCACCTGAGTTTTACGATAAAAATGTTTTAGGCTCTTTCGTGTATGCATTGCGTGAAAATAACTTACTGAAAAATCTCGATAGCGGTAGTTTAGAGTTTTCAGAAGACAGTTTGGTGCTCAAAAAAGCGATTATGGAATTAGTTTGGCCAGAAATAGCGCAGCATTTAGATAAGATTTAA
- the ilvA gene encoding threonine ammonia-lyase, biosynthetic, with the protein MTTAASGGKLVTSEQTPYQYLTKILCAPVYEAAINSELNYLASLSTELKNKVYLKREDQQPVKSFKIRGAYNCIRQLSEKQKAAGIVAASAGNHAQGVAYAAKKLNIKATIVMPETTPDIKVEAVKRFGGSNVTVVQSGTSFDQASDLAKSLCAEHGYSMIPPFDHPDVIAGQGTIAKEMLEQNPNLEYLFVAVGGGGLAAGIAIYMKQIRPDIKIIGVESVESACLTAAIEKGVPVTLPTVGIFADGVAVKTIGSETFRICQEYLDDVITVTNDEICAAIKDIFDDTRVIAEPAGALSVAAIRKYTKQYKLQGAVIGGILCGANINFHTLRYVSERCELGEQKEAVFAVKIPEAKGSFKAFCEMLGGITITEFNYRYAKSDEAHIFVGVKLKRGLAELQALLKRLNKNGYECFDMSDNELAKLHVRHMVGGKPQEYINEHIFSFAFPEYPGALMHFLTKLGEQWNITLFHYRNHGAAEGLVLAGFDIDDDKRELFDSHVSELGFDVHEHQDNPAYRLFLSGQK; encoded by the coding sequence ATGACTACGGCCGCGTCAGGCGGCAAATTAGTCACGAGCGAACAGACACCCTATCAATATTTAACCAAAATATTGTGCGCACCTGTTTACGAAGCAGCGATAAATTCTGAGCTAAATTACCTAGCAAGCTTGTCGACTGAGCTGAAAAATAAAGTGTATTTAAAACGCGAAGATCAGCAGCCTGTTAAGTCCTTTAAAATAAGAGGGGCCTACAACTGTATTCGCCAACTCAGCGAGAAGCAGAAGGCGGCGGGTATTGTTGCTGCTTCAGCCGGAAATCATGCGCAAGGTGTTGCTTATGCAGCGAAAAAGCTCAACATCAAAGCAACGATAGTAATGCCTGAAACCACCCCTGATATTAAGGTCGAGGCTGTAAAACGCTTTGGTGGTAGTAACGTTACAGTCGTGCAATCGGGAACGAGTTTCGATCAAGCTAGTGATCTAGCTAAATCACTGTGTGCTGAGCACGGCTATTCAATGATACCGCCTTTTGATCACCCCGACGTTATCGCGGGCCAAGGCACCATAGCGAAAGAAATGCTTGAACAAAACCCTAATCTGGAATATCTGTTTGTTGCTGTTGGGGGCGGTGGTTTGGCCGCAGGTATCGCTATTTACATGAAACAAATACGTCCTGACATTAAGATTATTGGTGTTGAGTCAGTAGAGTCGGCGTGCTTGACCGCTGCAATAGAAAAAGGTGTGCCAGTGACCTTGCCAACCGTCGGCATTTTCGCAGATGGCGTTGCCGTTAAAACCATCGGCAGTGAGACCTTTAGAATATGCCAAGAATACTTAGATGACGTGATCACGGTAACTAACGACGAAATTTGTGCTGCAATTAAAGATATCTTTGACGACACACGTGTTATTGCAGAACCAGCAGGGGCGTTATCAGTAGCCGCTATTCGTAAGTACACAAAGCAATACAAGCTGCAGGGCGCTGTCATTGGTGGCATCTTATGTGGTGCTAATATTAACTTTCATACACTACGTTATGTGTCTGAGCGTTGTGAATTAGGTGAACAGAAAGAAGCAGTTTTCGCGGTGAAAATACCCGAAGCAAAAGGCTCATTTAAGGCCTTTTGTGAGATGTTAGGTGGTATAACAATTACGGAATTTAACTATCGCTATGCAAAAAGTGATGAAGCCCATATTTTTGTTGGGGTTAAATTGAAGCGCGGGCTAGCGGAACTGCAGGCACTCTTAAAGCGACTCAATAAGAATGGCTATGAATGTTTTGACATGTCAGATAATGAACTAGCAAAACTGCACGTTCGGCACATGGTTGGAGGTAAACCGCAAGAATATATTAATGAACATATATTCTCATTCGCCTTCCCTGAATACCCAGGTGCGTTAATGCACTTTTTAACTAAGTTGGGTGAGCAGTGGAATATTACCTTGTTCCACTATCGTAACCATGGGGCGGCGGAAGGGCTGGTGTTAGCTGGTTTTGACATTGATGACGATAAGCGCGAATTGTTTGATTCACATGTTAGCGAACTTGGTTTTGATGTGCATGAACACCAAGATAACCCCGCATATAGATTGTTTTTATCTGGGCAGAAGTAA
- a CDS encoding S8 family serine peptidase, whose amino-acid sequence MIVFSRPLRRGLILTALLQFCFSSFANADSTISEKTLPSVSDDTLTVTTTRSDGLSTVKYYPAGPQRYIVELTSPGLIEQQQLLAAENPSVNRLNTRLSAELRNYQSALQQEHQTLLSYIGTINQKILPTYQFTHTINAIVVEASPNEVDKIRSLPNVKRVVADQVMSRQLSESVSLVRANDAWLRLDNAGATLTGNGIVVAVLDTGIDYTHSALGGCFGEGCKVIAGYDFHYDDDDPMDIDGHGTHVAGIVAGNSESLRGVAPDAKLHAYKVLGDEGFGYTSNILAGIERAIDPDQNADTEDRVDVINMSLGGNGNAEGPLSQAVDRATQAGIVVVVSAGNNGNFNDIANLSPSSARTAITVASSTKSDQLSSFSSKGDSQADAPLKPELSAPGDDIFSASPGENIISLSGTSMAAPHVAGAAAILLQQFPELTAAEVKQRLMASARDIGFLPHAQGAGRLDIIDALDVSLASAEGIVDFGNITQQTGSYQSDLSLTLHNLSNQPVVLAVDSEQTFPNGVLIEVPETISIAARAKVSVQVSLIIDEVGSLDASTLDNLTFVDSLLFESGESRLRVPVTFQKAFEIQFEHNANSDTQFNIYGENSFYRRVSVRAGETAIVKIPTGEKTLLIDYGWIRFSDIGMPNPVESAMLIGQALERFTVNGNDTYRADISQLQFVFGVGQVLDDNGTELAQDDYENPTSAFELAFDDRLFSSNTAGGNTNKYYAFNTIPSDTTLQVGTLVTRSLEGGGAAIYNPFKQYQGGLTESVFINLNMQQRANYEHFASEPLKTKVDQLKITLQGPNSGGFTDTIDDVVYAKLYIPDEDARQGKIELSFRQKTTEDPYEGKLVASAELFTINQQGLFERDGLNRRTLQREATESLYLDGQGTYWHHPLSIENSVLKNLWDWSWAWNFDFPMLRDAVGNTYGDGLDLELEWLCDGQSVAIERYLRTNEYPLPESCTAPVGKLTFPTVLNNQTHRSTLTFEVETSGYQKIETIRDLGIMIDNTLLAKSAINQLQSLLAIEVNSEIIEDVAAEIRLGDDPSWYPLAVADIWYGESIILFDLPMLFGEHIASLRITTQSGTVQTLDHFTTLGSEAGGGNDVDGDGIANEQDDDNDNDGFIDNSDAFPLNPAEWLDTDADGLGNNADNDDDNDGVADGDDAFPLDAAESVDTDNDGIGNNSDTDDDNDGVADNNDAFPLDPTESLDTDSDGIGNNADSDDDNDGTADVNDAFPLDSTEQVDTDGDGIGNNADSDDDNDGVPDNSDAFPLDPSRSTPTATQQGSNGGGGGGSLSPYMLLLICLAWRRRAQKSR is encoded by the coding sequence ATGATTGTATTTTCACGCCCACTCCGTCGCGGCTTAATACTGACCGCATTGCTGCAATTTTGTTTTTCTTCGTTCGCAAACGCAGATAGTACAATTTCCGAAAAAACACTTCCGTCAGTTTCAGACGATACACTAACGGTGACAACGACACGATCTGATGGGTTGTCGACTGTAAAGTACTATCCGGCTGGACCACAGCGCTACATCGTAGAGTTAACATCACCAGGCTTAATCGAGCAACAGCAACTTCTAGCAGCAGAAAATCCGTCAGTAAACAGGCTGAACACAAGACTCTCTGCTGAACTTCGCAACTATCAAAGTGCGTTGCAGCAAGAACATCAAACACTTCTTAGCTATATTGGTACGATTAACCAAAAAATTCTCCCTACTTACCAATTTACTCACACGATAAACGCCATCGTTGTGGAAGCATCACCCAACGAGGTTGATAAGATCCGTTCGCTTCCTAATGTCAAAAGAGTGGTAGCCGACCAAGTGATGTCACGTCAACTAAGTGAAAGTGTTTCTCTAGTGCGAGCAAATGACGCTTGGTTGCGGCTTGATAATGCTGGAGCAACCCTTACTGGTAATGGAATAGTTGTAGCGGTGTTAGACACCGGTATTGATTATACCCACTCAGCATTGGGTGGCTGCTTTGGCGAAGGGTGTAAAGTCATAGCTGGATACGACTTCCACTATGACGATGACGACCCAATGGATATCGATGGTCATGGTACTCACGTAGCAGGTATTGTTGCAGGCAACAGCGAAAGCCTTCGTGGGGTTGCTCCTGATGCAAAATTACACGCTTACAAAGTCCTCGGTGATGAAGGTTTTGGATATACCTCGAACATTCTTGCTGGTATCGAAAGAGCCATCGACCCCGATCAAAATGCGGATACAGAAGATCGCGTTGATGTCATCAATATGAGTTTAGGTGGTAATGGCAATGCCGAAGGCCCATTAAGTCAAGCTGTTGATCGCGCTACGCAAGCCGGCATCGTGGTCGTTGTGTCAGCTGGTAACAATGGTAATTTCAATGACATTGCTAATCTATCTCCATCATCAGCACGAACTGCTATTACAGTAGCCTCCTCAACCAAATCAGATCAGCTCTCAAGTTTCAGCTCAAAGGGTGATAGCCAAGCAGATGCACCACTTAAACCAGAGCTATCAGCACCCGGCGATGATATTTTTTCTGCCTCGCCTGGAGAAAACATAATTTCTTTAAGTGGTACCAGTATGGCAGCGCCGCACGTTGCCGGAGCAGCAGCTATTCTGCTGCAACAATTCCCTGAACTAACTGCGGCAGAGGTTAAACAACGATTGATGGCATCTGCAAGAGATATTGGATTTTTGCCGCATGCTCAAGGCGCTGGTCGATTGGATATCATTGACGCATTGGATGTATCGTTAGCGTCAGCAGAGGGTATCGTTGATTTTGGAAATATTACGCAACAAACAGGCTCGTACCAATCGGATTTAAGTCTCACCCTGCATAATTTGTCTAATCAACCCGTTGTTCTTGCTGTAGACAGTGAGCAAACATTCCCAAATGGCGTACTGATTGAGGTTCCTGAAACGATCAGCATCGCCGCGAGAGCTAAGGTTTCCGTTCAGGTCTCGCTAATCATTGACGAAGTTGGTAGCCTCGACGCTTCAACGCTCGACAACCTTACGTTTGTTGACAGTCTTTTATTTGAATCTGGCGAATCACGATTACGCGTACCCGTAACTTTTCAAAAAGCCTTTGAAATTCAGTTTGAACACAATGCAAACAGCGATACTCAATTTAATATTTACGGTGAAAACAGTTTTTACCGCCGAGTCAGCGTGCGCGCAGGTGAAACGGCTATCGTCAAAATTCCGACCGGAGAAAAGACACTGTTAATCGATTATGGTTGGATAAGATTCAGCGATATTGGGATGCCCAACCCAGTTGAATCAGCAATGCTTATAGGACAAGCCTTAGAAAGATTCACAGTCAACGGCAACGATACCTACCGCGCTGATATTAGTCAGCTTCAGTTCGTTTTCGGTGTTGGCCAAGTGCTGGATGATAATGGCACGGAGCTCGCTCAAGACGACTATGAAAATCCCACCAGCGCCTTCGAACTTGCGTTCGATGATAGGCTTTTTTCAAGCAACACTGCGGGTGGAAATACCAACAAATACTATGCGTTCAATACGATACCGAGCGACACAACATTGCAAGTCGGCACTCTCGTAACCCGGTCGCTTGAAGGTGGTGGCGCTGCAATCTACAACCCATTTAAGCAATATCAAGGGGGTCTAACGGAAAGCGTTTTCATTAACTTAAACATGCAGCAGCGAGCAAACTACGAGCATTTCGCCTCCGAACCCCTTAAAACAAAAGTAGATCAACTGAAAATCACGTTACAAGGCCCAAATAGTGGCGGTTTCACGGATACAATTGATGATGTTGTATATGCTAAATTGTATATTCCAGACGAGGATGCACGACAAGGCAAAATTGAACTAAGTTTCCGCCAAAAAACCACTGAAGATCCTTATGAAGGCAAATTAGTTGCAAGCGCTGAGCTTTTTACAATCAATCAACAAGGGTTGTTTGAGCGTGATGGATTAAATCGACGCACGCTGCAAAGGGAAGCAACTGAATCGTTATATTTAGACGGTCAAGGAACATACTGGCATCATCCACTTTCGATTGAAAATAGTGTGTTAAAAAATCTATGGGATTGGAGTTGGGCTTGGAATTTTGATTTTCCGATGCTGCGTGACGCGGTTGGTAACACCTATGGTGATGGACTTGACTTAGAACTGGAATGGCTGTGTGATGGGCAATCAGTTGCTATTGAAAGGTACTTACGTACCAATGAATATCCTTTGCCCGAATCTTGCACAGCACCGGTGGGGAAACTAACCTTTCCGACGGTACTCAACAATCAAACACATCGGTCTACCCTGACTTTTGAGGTTGAAACATCAGGCTATCAAAAAATCGAGACTATTCGTGATCTCGGTATCATGATTGATAATACCCTGTTAGCTAAATCAGCGATAAACCAATTGCAAAGTTTACTAGCCATCGAGGTTAATTCAGAAATCATTGAAGATGTTGCTGCTGAAATACGTCTTGGCGATGACCCAAGCTGGTATCCGTTAGCAGTCGCCGACATATGGTATGGCGAATCCATTATCTTGTTCGATTTACCCATGCTATTTGGTGAGCACATTGCGTCGCTGCGTATTACAACTCAATCGGGCACAGTACAAACATTGGATCACTTTACGACCTTAGGCAGCGAAGCTGGCGGCGGCAATGACGTTGATGGTGATGGCATTGCCAATGAACAAGATGATGATAACGATAACGATGGGTTTATTGATAACAGTGACGCATTTCCGCTTAACCCTGCTGAGTGGTTAGACACTGATGCGGATGGTTTAGGTAATAATGCTGATAATGACGATGACAACGACGGTGTCGCTGATGGGGATGATGCCTTTCCTCTGGATGCTGCGGAGTCTGTCGATACCGACAATGACGGCATTGGCAATAACAGCGACACTGATGATGATAATGATGGCGTAGCTGATAATAACGATGCATTTCCTCTTGATCCAACTGAGTCATTAGACACAGATAGTGATGGTATCGGCAATAATGCTGACAGTGATGACGATAACGACGGCACTGCTGATGTGAATGACGCATTCCCTCTCGATAGTACCGAGCAAGTGGATACTGACGGTGATGGGATCGGTAATAATGCTGATAGCGATGACGACAATGATGGTGTTCCAGATAACAGTGATGCGTTCCCTCTCGATCCTTCACGCTCTACTCCGACAGCTACGCAACAAGGATCTAACGGCGGTGGCGGTGGCGGTAGCCTTTCACCGTACATGTTGCTTTTAATCTGTTTAGCATGGAGAAGGCGCGCTCAAAAATCGCGATAA
- the ilvD gene encoding dihydroxy-acid dehydratase, translating into MPKLRSATSTQGRNMAGARALWRATGMKDGDFGKPIIAVSNSFTQFVPGHVHLKDMGQLVARSIEAAGGVAKEFNTIAVDDGIAMGHSGMLYSLPSREIIADSVEYMVNAHCADAIVCISNCDKITPGMLMAAMRLNVPVIFVSGGPMEAGKTKLSDQIIKLDLVDAMVAAADDKVSQEDADAIERSACPTCGSCSGMFTANSMNCLTEALGLSLPGNGSMLATHADREGLFKQAGVEIVNLCKRWYGDNDPLALPRNIANFKAFENAMSLDIAMGGSTNTILHLLAAAIEGEVEFTMDDIDRLSRKVPHLCKVAPATPQYHMEDVHRAGGVMGILNELNKAGLLHGDNPHVLGKSIQEVIADWDITNPENEKALTFYKAGPAGIRTTKAFSQSCRYPTADVDREGGCIRNIDNAFSKEGGLAVLFGNLAENGCIVKTAGVDESIHKFTGPARVYESQDDAVAGILKDEVKSGEVVVIRYEGPKGGPGMQEMLYPTSYLKSKGLGKECALITDGRFSGGTSGLSIGHCSPEAAAGGGIALVQNGDIIAIDIPNRSMNLVIDDAEYAARLGAMNKSTKPWKPVNRKREVSTALKVFAMLATSADKGAVRDPSKLDY; encoded by the coding sequence ATGCCAAAACTACGTTCAGCAACAAGTACTCAAGGTCGGAACATGGCAGGTGCCAGAGCATTATGGCGAGCTACGGGAATGAAGGATGGCGATTTTGGAAAACCAATTATTGCTGTTTCAAATTCATTTACGCAGTTTGTACCTGGCCATGTACATCTTAAAGACATGGGACAATTGGTCGCTCGCAGCATTGAAGCTGCTGGTGGTGTGGCAAAAGAATTCAATACTATTGCAGTCGATGACGGCATCGCAATGGGACACAGCGGCATGCTTTATAGTTTGCCGTCGCGAGAAATAATTGCTGATTCGGTAGAGTACATGGTCAATGCGCATTGTGCTGACGCGATAGTGTGTATATCAAATTGCGACAAAATCACTCCAGGTATGCTGATGGCGGCGATGCGCTTGAACGTGCCGGTTATTTTTGTCTCTGGTGGCCCTATGGAAGCCGGAAAAACGAAGCTGAGTGATCAAATAATAAAACTTGATTTGGTTGATGCTATGGTTGCTGCGGCGGACGATAAGGTATCACAAGAAGATGCCGATGCCATCGAACGCTCGGCCTGCCCTACCTGCGGTTCATGCTCTGGTATGTTTACCGCAAACTCAATGAACTGCTTAACGGAAGCTTTGGGTTTGTCTTTGCCTGGCAATGGCTCAATGCTTGCCACCCATGCGGATCGAGAAGGCTTGTTCAAGCAAGCAGGCGTTGAGATCGTCAATTTGTGTAAACGCTGGTACGGCGACAACGATCCGCTAGCGCTGCCTCGAAATATTGCAAACTTTAAGGCCTTTGAAAATGCAATGAGCCTCGATATCGCAATGGGCGGTTCTACCAATACTATTCTGCATTTGCTTGCCGCTGCAATTGAAGGTGAAGTTGAATTCACCATGGACGACATAGATCGCTTATCACGGAAAGTGCCGCATTTATGCAAAGTCGCACCCGCCACGCCGCAGTATCATATGGAAGATGTGCACCGAGCGGGCGGGGTTATGGGCATTCTGAACGAGTTAAATAAAGCTGGCTTGCTGCATGGTGATAACCCACATGTATTGGGTAAAAGCATTCAAGAAGTGATCGCTGATTGGGACATCACGAATCCGGAAAATGAAAAGGCCCTGACTTTCTACAAGGCTGGACCTGCAGGTATTCGAACCACTAAAGCATTTAGTCAAAGCTGTCGCTACCCGACCGCCGATGTCGATCGTGAGGGCGGCTGTATTCGAAATATCGATAATGCCTTTAGCAAAGAAGGTGGTTTAGCCGTCCTATTTGGCAATTTGGCCGAAAATGGCTGTATAGTAAAAACCGCTGGCGTTGATGAATCGATTCATAAGTTTACCGGTCCTGCGCGGGTTTACGAAAGTCAAGATGATGCCGTTGCCGGTATATTAAAAGATGAAGTTAAATCGGGCGAAGTTGTCGTTATTCGTTATGAAGGGCCAAAAGGTGGTCCAGGAATGCAAGAAATGCTGTATCCAACGTCTTATTTAAAATCCAAAGGCCTCGGTAAAGAATGTGCATTAATTACCGATGGTCGTTTTTCTGGAGGCACTTCTGGTTTATCAATCGGGCATTGCTCACCAGAAGCTGCGGCCGGTGGCGGCATTGCTCTGGTACAAAATGGCGATATTATTGCCATCGACATTCCCAATCGTTCAATGAATTTAGTGATTGATGATGCCGAGTATGCAGCTAGATTAGGTGCCATGAATAAGTCTACTAAGCCATGGAAACCGGTAAATAGAAAACGCGAAGTCAGTACAGCTTTGAAAGTATTTGCTATGTTAGCAACCAGCGCAGATAAAGGTGCGGTGCGTGACCCATCAAAATTGGATTATTAA